Genomic window (Paenibacillus sp. 37):
TCTCCAACATGAACGTGGATGCGACGCAGCTCCAGAACATGTCTCAACGTACGGTGAACGCGGCTCAGATCTTTATTGGCGCTCTGCCGATTCTGCTCGTATATCCGTTCTTGCAGCGTTTCTTCGTAAAGGGAATTGTGCTCGGGGCGGTAAAAGAGTAAGGCAAACACACGGAATCCCGTTTGGGATTCTTTTTCGTTCTATAAGTGCATTCTATAGCTCATGATTTCAGTTGTTTTGAAATTTTTCTGCTGCGAATAGCGTTGTTATATTCATTAATCAATTCATCCAGCACCATGGATTGGCGAATAACCTCCGGATGCCATAGTTCCGCATATTGATCAGCAATCTGGTAGAGCCTTTGCCGTGCATGTTCGATACATTCCTGAATGGTTTCCGGATTATGTACCATACTCCCGCCCCCTGTTATCCTTGAATATCATCATCCAAAAAAGACCATCTAATATAATATTCGGAACAATAAGGGGTTTGGATTACCCCAAAATTAAAATTTTGGTTATTTTTCTTTTAAAAGTTATTATTAGCGTGGATCATATGAACTGATGTACACATATGTTCAATGCAAATAAACCGGATCGGCTGCGGCCTGTCCGGTTTATTTGCGTTTATATCTTTTCCAGAACAACTTCACATGCCGAGATGAATACGAGCAGACTCCACAGCTTACTTACGCTAATCCTCATATTTTGTAAAGAAAACGTCCTCAAGAACGGCCTTGGCCTTCTTCAGATCACGGGAATTCAGCGTATGAAGCATCCCCATAATTTCATTCATTTCCTCGTTAATGGTCACTGCTTCCGCATTCTCATTATCGTTTGAAGCTTCATCGGGATATGGTCCCCCTTCACTAGTAACCATGGATGGACTGTCTTTTTCCGAATGGAACCAGGAGGTATGCGCGGTGTCACGGAGAGCATGCACTAAGAACTGCAATTCATCTTCGGTATATCGCTGCAAAAAACGATTCGCGCCAAGATCAATTTGTTGATGCATGGCTTGATGCAAACGATAGATGTCTTGACCCAGTTCTGTCATGCGAAATAATACTTCTTTCTTATTATCTGGTAGGTATTCAGGCAGAATGATATTTTTCTGCACCAGCCTTTTGGTGATTTTGGAAACTGTGCCTTTGGAAAAGCCGAATTGCTTTGAGATGGTTATGCCATTTACAGGTTCAAGTGTTCCGATCGCATCCAGCACATGCAGCATAGTAACCGTCATTTCTTGGACTAACTCTTGAACTTCCGAATTAGGGCTGTTCTTAAGCAGCCATTCCTTCTCTTCGTCATCTTCCGCTTGGAATTTAATCTGTATGTCTCTCACAGCTTCCAGCACTTCAATGATCAAGTGCTCTTTATTGTGATTGTTTGATGGCTTGATCATTCTTTTTCCCCCAACACTAATGAACTTCATCCCAGTATATCAAGGAAAGGTCCGCAATTAAAGTTTCCAAGGAAACAATGTTGACAAAAGAACAGAATTTAAACTATTATTGTTGCAAGGAAACTTATTGTTTCTCAGAAACAATAAGTTTGTGATCGTCATAGTCCGTTAGTCATGAGAATCAAAAATTATTTTAGACCCAATTAAGAGAGGAACATAAACATGACAGATATACGATTCAAGCCATCGCAAGAGAAGGAACAACCGGGTGTGAGTCCATCAAGGGAAGATTACGATATCGACGTATTGGTTGCAGGTGCTGGCCCGACCGGATCTATATTAGCAGCAGATCTGTTGCGCCGCGGCCTTCGTGTCCGGCTGGTCGACAAGGCTCCACATGCCTTTAAGGGTTCTCGTGCCAAGGGAGTACAGCCGCGAACCCAGGAGATCTTGGAAGATTTCGGCGTGCTGAGTGATGCTCATACAGAGGGAAGTTCTTATCCGCTTGCAGGTATCCATCTAGGTCCGATCACTGTGCCGTGGCGCATGCAGCAGCGAAATAAACCTACACCAGATGTGCCCTATCCGAATATTCTTCTGCTGGCTCAACACCGCACGGATGCCATCCTGCACCGCCTGCTCAAACGTCAGGGGCTAAATATTGAATTTAACAACGCGGTGGATTCTTTTGAACAGGATGCCCATGGGGTGACGGTGACGCTCTCTACAGGGGAAAAGATTCGCAGCAGATATCTGGTGGGGGCAGACGGAGGTTCCAGCACCGTTCGTAAAGGTACAGGTATTCGATTTATCGGAGAGACCAACGAATCAGATCGTATGCTTATCATTGATGGCACGATAGATGGCTTGTCTCGCAGTCGTTGGCATATGTGGCCACACACAAAAGGTAAATTTGTCGGAGCATGTCCATTGCCACACTCCCAACAGTTCCAAGTCATGATCAGGTTAGGAGCAGACGAGAATCCAGACTTGAATGAGGCTGTATTGGCCGCTCAGTTCCACAAGCTTACTGGTTTCCGCCTCTACGACATTACCTGGAGTTCCGTATTCCGTCCCAACGTGCGACTGGCTGAGCACTATCGGTCAGATCGTGTCTTCCTTGCAGGCGATGCGGCCCACGTCCATACCCCAGCCGGTGCACAAGGACTCAATACCGGTGTACAAGACGCTTACAACCTCGGCTGGAAAATAGGTCAGGTTATTGCCGGCGCACCTGATCGCCTGCTTGACAGTTACGAAGCGGAACGTCAACCCATAGCCGCACGCGTTCTTGGAAAATCCAGCGAGTTGTACGCCAAGCTCGATAATAAACGTCTCGCCAGTCTCAAACGTGGTGACGAAGAACGACAGCTCTCATTATCGTATCATGGTGGACCACTTAGCTCTCAGAATGCATCAACGACCAAGTCACTTCAGGTCGGAGGTCGAGCTCCCGATGCTCCATGCATCGGCCCAGGCGGTGTAAGACGACTATTTGAGATCCTTCGTGGACCGCAATTCACATTGCTTGCCTTTGGAGCCAATGCCTCTAATATTCTCCCAGAGCTGATCTGGCCAACCAGCGGTGCCAAATTACACAGATACATCGTTAGTCTCGGCAATGAAGCCGAACAGAATGTTATCAACGATACCACCCAAAAACTGACCGAGATCTATGGCATCAGCGATGATACGCTAGTACTGATTCGACCCGATGGTTACATCGGCAGCATCATCAAGGGCGACTGGCAGGCGGAATTTGAGAATGCGGTCAGCATGGTTACCCCACCACGTTAAGTGAGAAATATTTAAACTGCGCTTTAAGCATCAAATGCAGACTCCGGGCCGGGGTGCCACATCAGAGGAACTGCATGCTTCATTCACCTCAAGCCTACGTCGTCAAAACGATTGCCTATCGTCTCTGGAAAGGCACGTTTAATGGCATCAATGGCACGTTGTTCCGTAGCCCCTGCCTTCCGGATAAGCTCAATTACCCTTTGCACACATTCCGGTTCTCTCGAATCCCAAGAGATGGAGTCATCTATCACCTCAACGATCATTGTATACAGGTTTGCGAGTAGCTCATACTCGTTTATTACCTGATCCATTTGAATAGACAGATGCTTAAGTCCTGCAACATAAGAGGCAATATCCAATCTTGATTTGGCATAATAGCAAAGTACAGCTGCCGCTTGTTCTGTGTCATAGGTTTCTGTCTGCAAAACAACAGCAATAGCGGCATACGCAGCCGCCCCACAGGCGTAATCTTGGGGTGGCAGCATATAGTCATGGGTTTCCCATTTGTACACGGCCTGGATTAACGATTCCTTGCAGACTTCCCATTGATCTATCGGTGCACAAGCTTCCAGCACCTGATAGTACCAGTAGGGTGTACTGTTTCTCCCTAACGAATCATAGGACAGACGAATGACTTCATTCCCATTACTTTTACAGATGAACAGCACCCGTTCCACATCATCATAGCCAATAACAATGACAAATTGATCGTGCCAGAGAATTGCACCTATGCCTCGGTCAATGGAAGCTTTAATATCCAGCAGAGCCTGCTTCTGATAGAGCGGAAAAGTCGGTTCAAATGAAAATCCACCATGTTGTCCCGTTGTCACACCAATGAAGTCAGCTGCGACAAAGTTCTCTGCCATCCAGTTGTAAGCCGAAATTGATTTTGACGTCAGACGCCGATCCACCACTAATCGGAATGCACTTGCTGTCATACCTGCAATCATGTGGTGTGGGAAAACCGTCCACTGTTTATGTAATAAAATGCGAAACAACGCATCAGTATACGCGCTTACACCGCTCCATGATCTACATTCATCAGCAGAATTCACAGCTTGCGAGGATCGAATCCAGTCCTGCAATACTACTTTTGTCGCCATCATCCTTCACACCCTTCCTCTCTCATCCTATCGTGCGGAATGTGCTCCCCACCGTGGTATAGTGGACCTTTTACGGTCAGGATACTTCCTGGATATCACTCGAAAATAATCAATAGCCTGCTCTTCCAATGCTTTCGCCTTCACGAGTACCTGTGCTAAATCTTCTGTGGTGTCTGGTCGCAAGACACGTCTATTCTCCTGCTGAACCATATATCCTTTCATTTGGTCAATTAACGTCCCAAGCTGTTCATAACATGCACAAGCATGGTCCAGTTCGTTCCATATCTCTCGAACACCCTGCAAATACATCCTTATTTCGGATCGCGAATGGCAGAAGGATTCCAAGATATAACCTGCACCGGATTCATCGAAATCCCCACTCCGCAGGGCCTGCACCCACACATCATATGCCTTTCTACCTGAAGCAATATTCTGATCAGGTAACAGACGATAGGGAAGATCCCAATCCTCAATCGCCAGTCTCAGGGATTCCAGCAGCATCTGCTGTTCAGGGATGCGGACCTGATCACCAAACACCTGACAATACCAAAATCCGGTAAAGTTTAAGCCGAAATTGTCATACAACAAAATCTGCGGTTCCTTGCTCCATCCGTCCTGCACATAAAAGATGCGGTCCCGGTCATCATATCCATGAATAACACCGAACTCAGGAATCCAGTAAATCACACCAGTTCCTTCATCAATACTCCGTCTCACCCAATTCACTGCATCCTGCTGGTAATAACCAAACGTGGAATGACGTGTACGTCCCCCATCCCAGACCGTAAATATTCCCAGGTTATCGACTCCCGGACGATGTGCTTCCCCCCATTGTCCATACGCTGTAACCGACATGGAAAGTAGTCTGCGATGCACCGCCAGCTTGAAAGCCATGCCCGTATATCCGGCAAGTACAACCTTGGAACCTTGAAACTGGCCTGTATGGGTTAGTATCGCATGCAGACTATCCACGTACGATTTGGACTCCCGCTTCATGATGAGGTTATCTAACACGACTTCAGCCAAGGGAAAAGCTCCTCTCCATGGTGGTTTTCCTGATGTATTTACGAGAAACAGCAGCTTGCTCTTAATCTGCTCGTTTGTTGCCTGTTTACAGAATCACTCTATGTTCCAAGCCTGTGGATCAACCCTTCTGCGCTTTGCTGAAGCTTGCGTCTAAGCCACCCAGGAGACAAAAGTTCCTCCCATTCGCTAATAAACAAATGCTGTAAGAAAGCCTCCGTGTCATAAAATTCAATCGAATAAATCAGATC
Coding sequences:
- a CDS encoding aspartyl-phosphate phosphatase Spo0E family protein, whose amino-acid sequence is MVHNPETIQECIEHARQRLYQIADQYAELWHPEVIRQSMVLDELINEYNNAIRSRKISKQLKS
- a CDS encoding MarR family transcriptional regulator, whose translation is MIKPSNNHNKEHLIIEVLEAVRDIQIKFQAEDDEEKEWLLKNSPNSEVQELVQEMTVTMLHVLDAIGTLEPVNGITISKQFGFSKGTVSKITKRLVQKNIILPEYLPDNKKEVLFRMTELGQDIYRLHQAMHQQIDLGANRFLQRYTEDELQFLVHALRDTAHTSWFHSEKDSPSMVTSEGGPYPDEASNDNENAEAVTINEEMNEIMGMLHTLNSRDLKKAKAVLEDVFFTKYED
- a CDS encoding FAD-dependent monooxygenase yields the protein MTDIRFKPSQEKEQPGVSPSREDYDIDVLVAGAGPTGSILAADLLRRGLRVRLVDKAPHAFKGSRAKGVQPRTQEILEDFGVLSDAHTEGSSYPLAGIHLGPITVPWRMQQRNKPTPDVPYPNILLLAQHRTDAILHRLLKRQGLNIEFNNAVDSFEQDAHGVTVTLSTGEKIRSRYLVGADGGSSTVRKGTGIRFIGETNESDRMLIIDGTIDGLSRSRWHMWPHTKGKFVGACPLPHSQQFQVMIRLGADENPDLNEAVLAAQFHKLTGFRLYDITWSSVFRPNVRLAEHYRSDRVFLAGDAAHVHTPAGAQGLNTGVQDAYNLGWKIGQVIAGAPDRLLDSYEAERQPIAARVLGKSSELYAKLDNKRLASLKRGDEERQLSLSYHGGPLSSQNASTTKSLQVGGRAPDAPCIGPGGVRRLFEILRGPQFTLLAFGANASNILPELIWPTSGAKLHRYIVSLGNEAEQNVINDTTQKLTEIYGISDDTLVLIRPDGYIGSIIKGDWQAEFENAVSMVTPPR
- a CDS encoding C39 family peptidase; protein product: MAEVVLDNLIMKRESKSYVDSLHAILTHTGQFQGSKVVLAGYTGMAFKLAVHRRLLSMSVTAYGQWGEAHRPGVDNLGIFTVWDGGRTRHSTFGYYQQDAVNWVRRSIDEGTGVIYWIPEFGVIHGYDDRDRIFYVQDGWSKEPQILLYDNFGLNFTGFWYCQVFGDQVRIPEQQMLLESLRLAIEDWDLPYRLLPDQNIASGRKAYDVWVQALRSGDFDESGAGYILESFCHSRSEIRMYLQGVREIWNELDHACACYEQLGTLIDQMKGYMVQQENRRVLRPDTTEDLAQVLVKAKALEEQAIDYFRVISRKYPDRKRSTIPRWGAHSAR